The proteins below are encoded in one region of Paenisporosarcina cavernae:
- a CDS encoding B12-binding domain-containing radical SAM protein, producing the protein MKILLTTLNAKYIHTNLALRCLKVGVTPHYNPQIIEYTIKDPSMNIVSDIYQRKPDIVGFSCYIWNIEETLKVAEMLKEVLPNTTIILGGPEVSYDTHYWLKSNPFIDFVLMGEGELSFLQFLHYMHGKLPIEQVNGLAYLVDGKCKIHPQGPKLDLRTAPSPHRLEEDVAELSKRIVYIETSRGCPFSCQFCLSSIEVGVRYFNRETVKSDIRYLMKNGAKTIKFVDRTFNISRSYAMEMFQFLIDEHLPGVVFQFEITADIMRPEVIQFLNDNAPKGLFRFEIGVQSTNDLTNELVKRRQNFDKLTRTVTMVRDGGKIDQHLDLIAGLPEEDYASFRETFNDVFALRPEELQLGFLKLLRGTGLRMQADQYGYTYVDRAPYEIFSSNVLSFDDMLRIKQAEDVLEKYWNAHRLDQTVTYLIEHVFDTPFDFFQQFGTYWESRGWSRIGHQLEDLFTRLDGFLQTLNGVNLDIVHSLMKLDYLTHHKFQPRKPWWPKDVSDENTAYVYELLKNHEISSAISERDLHKRTLLTNFSLDLNELQHGNYKPASSTLVAYFSGNDQPQLMTF; encoded by the coding sequence ATGAAAATTTTGTTAACCACCTTAAACGCGAAATATATTCACACTAATCTTGCCTTGAGATGTTTAAAGGTAGGAGTTACCCCACATTACAATCCTCAGATTATCGAGTATACAATTAAAGATCCTTCCATGAATATTGTTTCGGATATTTATCAACGCAAGCCAGATATTGTCGGATTTAGCTGTTATATATGGAATATCGAAGAGACGTTGAAAGTTGCCGAAATGTTGAAGGAAGTTCTACCGAATACGACGATTATTCTTGGTGGTCCGGAAGTGAGTTATGACACACACTACTGGTTAAAATCGAATCCTTTTATTGATTTTGTCCTAATGGGTGAGGGAGAGTTGTCCTTTCTTCAATTTTTGCATTATATGCATGGAAAATTACCAATAGAACAAGTGAACGGACTTGCCTACTTGGTAGATGGAAAATGTAAAATACATCCTCAAGGTCCAAAACTAGATTTACGAACTGCCCCCTCCCCACATCGTTTAGAAGAAGATGTGGCTGAGTTAAGCAAACGTATTGTCTATATTGAAACGAGCCGAGGATGCCCATTCTCATGTCAATTTTGTTTATCCTCTATTGAAGTCGGGGTACGTTATTTCAACCGAGAAACAGTGAAATCGGATATTCGATATTTGATGAAAAATGGCGCAAAAACGATTAAATTTGTCGATCGTACATTTAATATTAGTAGAAGCTATGCCATGGAAATGTTTCAGTTTTTAATAGATGAACATTTACCTGGCGTCGTCTTTCAATTTGAAATAACTGCCGATATCATGCGTCCTGAAGTCATTCAATTTCTGAATGATAACGCACCAAAAGGATTATTCCGATTTGAGATTGGCGTTCAATCGACAAATGATTTAACAAACGAACTCGTGAAACGGAGACAAAACTTTGACAAGTTAACTCGAACTGTCACTATGGTTAGAGATGGAGGCAAAATCGATCAGCACCTTGATTTAATTGCCGGACTTCCTGAAGAAGACTACGCATCATTCCGCGAAACCTTTAATGATGTCTTTGCCCTGAGACCAGAAGAATTGCAATTAGGGTTTTTAAAGTTACTAAGAGGAACTGGACTTCGTATGCAAGCTGATCAGTATGGATACACTTATGTCGACCGTGCTCCGTATGAAATTTTCTCCAGCAATGTCTTAAGCTTTGATGATATGTTGCGAATCAAACAAGCAGAAGATGTTCTAGAAAAGTACTGGAATGCACATCGACTTGATCAAACCGTTACGTATTTAATCGAGCATGTTTTCGACACGCCATTCGACTTTTTCCAACAATTTGGTACCTACTGGGAATCGAGAGGCTGGTCTAGAATCGGACACCAATTAGAAGACCTATTCACTCGACTGGATGGCTTTTTGCAGACACTAAACGGGGTAAACCTTGATATAGTGCACAGTTTAATGAAACTAGATTATCTGACGCATCATAAATTCCAGCCACGAAAACCGTGGTGGCCAAAAGATGTATCCGATGAAAATACCGCATATGTATATGAACTTCTGAAAAATCATGAAATTAGTTCCGCAATATCTGAAAGAGATTTGCATAAACGTACCCTGCTAACTAATTTTTCATTAGATTTAAACGAACTACAACATGGAAATTATAAACCGGCATCCTCTACATTAGTTGCTTACTTTAGTGGAAACGATCAACCACAATTAATGACTTTCTAA
- a CDS encoding PAS domain-containing sensor histidine kinase, with the protein MQLLGNKMYQTFDFLFQDIRDPVAVIGQDLQVKIYNIAAGKEFGDRIKVNKPLRLCKSQQDNMISFIADMKKPEKEICSCSFTDTVNNMDYLIEGIFQSSQEYFVLRFRNKKEVKQNRRVYPFPLSFEAIMNASPSGIIVTAKDGQIIKMNHVVEKLLGIPIAKLSGKSDQLLMRLFPEEKMETFHFFQLLSQHKLAEMTRKYCHPNGQIYYLEFSTHYNEELNSYVTILRDRSSQMKKELDLTHKDSLSTLGEMAASIAHEIRNPLTSLKGFTKLIEDAIHDDGKPYLDIIHSEIERMESILNEFLILSKPKNRSFHFVSISTIVEQIIEFMTPQANMNNVQITYECQNKEADCILGEEAEIKKVFINMIKNAIEVMKSGGHLRVSQKLTEHQQVKLTFQDEGCGMSKEVMEKVFTAFYTTKEQGTGLGLSHAYQTMKEHDGSIEVESEVGKGSAFHLYFPVYQFGKEEMEQNLTKPMTVHSWV; encoded by the coding sequence ATGCAGTTGTTAGGGAATAAAATGTATCAAACTTTCGATTTTTTGTTCCAAGATATTAGGGATCCCGTTGCTGTTATTGGACAAGACTTACAAGTTAAAATTTATAATATTGCTGCAGGAAAAGAGTTCGGTGATAGAATCAAGGTAAATAAACCACTCCGCCTTTGTAAAAGTCAACAAGACAACATGATTTCTTTTATTGCAGATATGAAAAAACCAGAGAAAGAAATATGCTCATGTTCGTTTACGGATACGGTAAACAACATGGACTATTTAATCGAAGGTATTTTTCAGTCATCTCAAGAATATTTTGTCCTTCGTTTTCGAAATAAAAAAGAAGTGAAGCAAAATCGTCGTGTTTATCCATTTCCCCTTAGCTTTGAAGCCATTATGAATGCCTCACCAAGTGGTATTATTGTCACTGCAAAAGATGGACAAATTATCAAGATGAACCATGTGGTTGAGAAACTTCTAGGGATTCCTATTGCTAAGCTATCTGGTAAATCCGATCAATTATTGATGCGGTTATTTCCAGAAGAAAAAATGGAAACATTTCACTTTTTTCAACTGTTGTCACAGCATAAGTTAGCAGAAATGACACGAAAGTATTGTCATCCGAATGGACAAATATATTATCTTGAATTTTCTACGCATTACAATGAAGAACTAAATTCGTATGTGACGATTTTACGAGATCGTTCGTCTCAAATGAAAAAAGAACTGGATTTAACGCATAAGGACTCCTTATCAACGCTGGGTGAAATGGCGGCGAGTATTGCTCATGAAATTCGTAATCCTCTTACGTCTCTAAAAGGATTTACGAAATTGATAGAGGATGCCATTCATGATGACGGAAAACCTTATTTAGATATCATCCATAGTGAGATTGAGCGCATGGAATCGATTTTAAATGAATTTCTAATATTATCGAAACCGAAAAATCGATCGTTTCACTTCGTGTCGATTTCGACGATTGTGGAACAAATTATCGAGTTTATGACGCCACAAGCGAACATGAATAATGTTCAAATTACGTACGAATGTCAAAATAAAGAAGCGGATTGTATTCTAGGTGAAGAAGCGGAAATTAAGAAAGTGTTTATTAACATGATTAAAAATGCAATTGAAGTGATGAAGAGTGGGGGACACTTGAGAGTCTCACAAAAACTCACAGAACATCAACAAGTGAAGTTAACGTTCCAAGATGAAGGGTGTGGCATGAGTAAAGAAGTGATGGAAAAAGTCTTCACTGCTTTTTATACAACGAAGGAACAAGGAACTGGTTTAGGACTTTCACATGCCTATCAAACGATGAAAGAACATGATGGATCTATTGAAGTGGAAAGTGAAGTTGGAAAGGGTTCCGCGTTTCATCTTTATTTTCCGGTTTATCAGTTCGGCAAAGAAGAAATGGAGCAGAATCTGACAAAACCAATGACCGTTCACTCTTGGGTGTAG